Proteins from a genomic interval of Narcine bancroftii isolate sNarBan1 chromosome 12, sNarBan1.hap1, whole genome shotgun sequence:
- the LOC138747647 gene encoding uncharacterized protein C17orf113-like, which yields MPALNPMEQQTVATQHKHKRIKQEAVSLQPGHSCQSYTAPLDLRSQQEMPGTSYETTATGSQSKVERVKTEEDTHNYTYQFYKDHRAQQFISDSSDTSSDEASMMQPPIHHPATYIKQEESSQQPFYGGQEKLPDQRHKPWLPDNPSDEIVKGKTPIYRTTAARNRQDRILQEEESPSEGHRCQSALYRGKQTLTQVLQQLGAQRPLRSLYNEFSGPFELPEELPHNQYRVQKREDSTFKRRNQLCKGENSYKMGPSSAPKLPAGCMKKSEQAATCLLRNVYFAAKEMIPNSSTEALIELCSIQGLGDLADQLGAHLRHKSVEDFQQAIAEVMEEEILKRARSCNCFSILIDQSEDCFTKPCLFLYLRIIEHIAGGYEPKTYFLAVKEMQEGVSAEKITAGLTEVLKEKGLDLKLMCGLAIDGATVGAECRSSVVAELKTRAPGLLSIRCIAHRLALSCGSAADTVPYLVKYQQILDSVYTHFAELPKGRDGLEAMQKVLGDWDKQSGAFRDIFPSRWLTVRASVEAVIRSFGRLIPALRDSCSARAAGLAKTMCTYKFLYCSHFLADVLHQLSILGKSYQSPEVDFSIMHSLLKSTVTTINKLGADSAGEMLKNLLATLPAGACSPDGSFTFQSQLIKGGPCQCTEAESTCAIFLENLSRDLRARFSEAGDADTMTAMTAIFDPTHASDSKSRHVQTLTNYLSSLGGQGDEDHFEMSCKQELISFMNFVESRPGIHTLTSAKDVCQLALKQKFMFPVVGSLAERFLTLPIPTAELQGLFHRQHLLRSRLGNSLTSKSLENLLKIAVHGPPIKEFNFAAAFQQLGALQS from the exons CACCACTGGATCTACGAAGTCAACAGGAGATGCCTGGAACATCATATGAAACTACAGCAACAGGCAGCCAAAGTAAGGTGGAGCGAGTCAAAACAGAGGAGGATACTCACAACTACACCTATCAGTTTTACAAAG ACCACCGGGCACAGCAGTTTATCTCAGATTCATCAGATACCTCATCCGATGAAGCCTCAATGATGCAGCCGCCCATTCATCATCCTGCAACTTATATCAAACAGGAAGAGAGCTCCCAACAACCATTCTATGGAG gacaggaaaaattaCCTGATCAGAGGCACAAACCATGGCTCCCCGACAATCCCTCGGATGAGATTGTGAAGGGCAAGACCCCAATTTATCGCACAACTGCAGCACGCAACAGACAAGACCGAATATTACAGGAGGAAGAATCCCCATCTGAAGGGCATCGCTGTCAAAGTGCTCTGTACAGAG GCAAGCAGACACTCACACAAGTTCTTCAGCAACTTGGGGCTCAACGTCCTTTACGAAGTTTGTACAATGAGTTCTCAGGGCCTTTCGAACTGCCAGAAGAACTACCCCACAACCAATATAGAGTACAGAAGAGAGAGGATTCCACATTCAAGAGGAGAAATCAGTTATGTAAAG GTGAGAACAGCTACAAGATGGGGCCATCCTCTGCTCCCAAGCTCCCGGCAGGTTGCATGAAGAAGTCAGAGCAAGCTGCAACTTGCCTCCTGCGCAACGTGTATTTCGCAGCCAAGGAGATGATCCCAAATTCTTCGACTGAAGCTCTGATTGAGCTGTGCTCAATTCAGGGTCTGGGTGACCTGGCTGACCAGCTGGGTGCCCACCTGCGCCACAAGTCAGTTGAGGATTTCCAACAAGCCATTGCTGAGGTGATGGAGGAGGAAATCCTGAAACGGGCACGCTCCTGTAATTGTTTCAGCATCCTGATCGACCAGTCTGAAGATTGCTTCACCAAGCCCTGTCTGTTCCTGTACCTCCGGATCATTGAGCATATCGCTGGAGGGTACGAACCTAAAACCTACTTCTTGGCAGTCAAGGAAATGCAGGAGGGAGTGTCAGCAGAGAAGATAACTGCAGGCTTGACCGAGGTGCTCAAAGAGAAGGGTCTGGACCTGAAGCTGATGTGTGGCTTGGCAATTGATGGTGCGACTGTCGGTGCAGAGTGCAGGAGCAGCGTGGTGGCAGAGTTGAAGACAAGAGCACCCGGTCTCCTATCCATCCGCTGCATTGCTCACAGACTGGCCCTTAGCTGCGGGTCTGCTGCCGACACAGTCCCTTACCTGGTGAAGTACCAGCAGATCCTTGACTCCGTCTATACACACTTTGCCGAGTTACCTAAAGGCAGGGATGGCCTGGAAGCCATGCAAAAAGTACTCGGAGACTGGGACAAGCAGAGTGGTGCCTTCAGAGACATTTTCCCATCAAGATGGCTCACCGTCAGAGCTTCGGTGGAAGCTGTAATCCGCAGCTTTGGCAGACTTATACCAGCACTCCGGGACAGCTGCTCGGCCAGAGCAGCAGGGCTGGCCAAGACCATGTGCACCTACAAATTTCTGTATTGTAGCCACTTCCTGGCAGATGTTCTCCACCAGCTCTCCATCCTGGGCAAGAGCTATCAGAGCCCAGAAGTAGACTTCTCCATCATGCACTCTCTGCTGAAATCGACGGTGACCACCATCAATAAATTGGGTGCCGACAGCGCTGGAGAGATGCTCAAGAACCTGCTGGCCACACTGCCAGCTGGTGCATGCTCCCCTGATGGCTCCTTCACCTTTCAGAGCCAGCTAATAAAGGGTGGGCCCTGCCAGTGCACCGAAGCAGAAAGTACCTGCGCCATTTTCCTGGAGAACCTCTCCCGGGACCTGAGAGCCAGGTTCTCTGAGGCTGGAGATGCGGATACAATGACAGCCATGACTGCCATCTTTGACCCCACACATGCCTCCGACTCCAAGAGCCGACATGTACAGACTCTGACCAACTACCTGTCTTCGCTCGGCGGTCAGGGTGATGAGGACCACTTCGAGATGAGCTGCAAACAGGAGCTGATCAGTTTCATGAACTTTGTGGAGTCACGGCCGGGAATCCACACGCTCACCAGTGCAAAGGACGTGTGCCAGCTAGCTCTCAAGCAGAAATTCATGTTCCCTGTGGTGGGCTCGTTGGCGGAGCGGTTCCTGACCCTGCCTATTCCCACTGCAGAACTGCAGGGACTGTTCCACAGGCAGCACTTGCTGAGGAGCAGGCTTGGGAACTCACTAACCAGCAAGTCGCTAGAGAACCTACTGAAGATCGCTGTACATGGGCCACCAATCAAAGAGTTCAACTTTGCGGCTGCCTTCCAACAGCTGGGTGCCCTGCAGAGCTGA